GGGAAAATGGGTAGATTTACCGGTATATCGTCAACCGGAAAACTGTTGTCAACGGCAATCATTTCCGCTTCTTCGGGGGTGCCGCCGTTGGTCAGCTTCACCAGATTTCCGTGAGAAACATCGCCCAAAATCAGTTCTTTAACCCCATCATTGTTGAAGTCTAATGCCAGAATGGTCGAGCCGCTGTGCAGTTGCTGTTTCGCAATTTCAGTGGGGAAAGGTGCTAACCAGTCGCCGCAATCGTCCATCAGATTGACGCTGTTGTCATTGGCAGATTCCGAAAACTTCCCCCAACAGGCAGTTACCCTTTCAAACCAAAGGGTGTCGTCTGCGGTGCCGGTCAGTTCCTGCGACTGGTTTTCGTAATACTCAATATATCGCCCGATAAAATCAAAAGTCAGCACATCAATATCACCATCGTTGTTGACATCAATAAATGCAGGAAGTTCTGAGCCGTTAGATAATATATTGAGAGAACCGGAAAAACTGTCAAACCGCAACTGCTCGCTTGTCAGTTCAAAAGTCAGGTTATTGTCCGGTAAACGGGTAGTCTTAAAAACACGAATGCCTGCCAGTCCATAAGTAAAAATATCGGGCAGACCGTCCTGGGTATAATCAAGCAACAAAGCCCAATCGTGAAGGTCAGGAAAAGCGGCAACATATTCCGGTGCAAAAGTATAATCTATTGAGTTGGGGGTGCCGTTGTTGATAAAGGTCAATATCTGATTGTTGATTTTGTCGAAAACAAAAAGGTCTTCCACCTCATCTCCGTTCAAATCAATGGATGAAAACTGTGGATTGTGAAATCCGCCTGCCCAGGGGTAGTCCATTTCAGTATCGGCATGGATTACCTGTACCGAAGTATTGCGGTGAAATTCGGGCATTTGTGCTAAAATCGAGCATGGAACCAACAACAAAACCGGCAATCTGCCTGATATTCGGTAAATAGAGGTAATAAATTTGCAAAAGGCATTCATAAACTGGATTCTTCTTCAATTACGAGGGAGCTACAAAAGTGGTTTAAGGCACTGTTAAACTTAGGAAGTTCAATAATTCAGGCAGATGGCACTTAGGTCTGCCATGTTAACTAAGCAGGATAGAGTTAGCGCAGAACGACAATTTTAAACTGTTCAATTCCGGAAGTAAAATCATCGCTAAGGTGGAGGTAATATAAACCGGCCGGAAGGTCAGACGTTTCTAAAGGCACTCTGCCGGTGGCAGGCAGTTGGCGATAGTTTCTGACCGGCTGCCCATAAGTATTATATAAAGTAAGGTTTGCGGTTGACTGATGAAGAAAAGTGGCATACTCAATAATGGCAGTTTCCAAAACCGGATTGGGAAAGATAGTCAGGTAGGCATCGGGTTCGGTGGTTTTACTTCCCCGCGTCTGAACATTAGGCACCCAATAATAGCCCGTAACTGATTGTCCTGCATTGTCTGTAACTGTAACAATATACCAGCCTTTGGCTAATGCAGAAATATTTTGGGTAGTTGCACCATTGCTCCATAGATAGGTATAAGGAGGTGTTCCCCCTGTAACCGTAATATTGATACTGCCTGTAGTGGCAGTTTCCGTAGCAGTAGGTGTTACTGAAAACAGCGAAATAACCGGTTGATTTGCGGTTGTTGGGGGCAGGTAAGTCAGTTGATTGCTGCAACCCACGGCATCGGTGATGGTAACATTAATTGCCGTATTGGCAGAAGCCAGCAATTGCAGGTTGCCGTTGGGCAAAAGTTGTGAAGACACATAACCGGAGTTGTTCCATTGGTAAGTATAAGGCGCAGTGCCGCCGGTGGTATGTATCTGGTACAGATTAAAAAAAGATCCCGAAGTAATCAGCGGTTGCAGAGTCGTATGAATAATAGGTTCAACGGTAATAACATCTGACGCAGTACAACCATTAGCATCAACAACTTCTACCGAATAGGTCCCGGGTTGAGTAACCAATATTGATTGTTCAATCGAGCCCGTGCTCCAGAAATAGTCAATAAAATAAGGACCGGCATCCAACATCATATATCCGTTGTTAAAACAGGCTTCAATCATTGGGTTGCCGAGGTTTAAAGGAAGCGGAGGTAAAAAATCAAGACTCACCTGATCAACTGCCACAGCAAGCTGGCTTTGAGGATAAGTTACCTGAACGGTATATATACCAGATGCAGTAGCTTGTAGGGATGGCGTGTTCCATGCAGGATTATAGTTCCACAAATAAGAGGCATAGCCTGTGCCTGCCTGTAGCGTATAAACATAATCATGGCAAAACGTATAATCAGGTCCTAAATTAGGGGGAGTATAATTTTCGTTGTTAAAATCAAATTCTATGTTCAACAGAGTAGTTCCTCCGGCATCAAAAGACATCGCATCGCGCCCGCCAAAGGTAGTTCCGGAAACAATAAATACAAGGGCATTATTCTCCGACCATCCCGGGCGGTTGACGATTTGTTGAACCATACTATTAAGATTGGTTGTAGTTTGAAAACTGCCAACTGTCAACCACGTTGGCGGTGTCCAGGAAACAGGATGCTCGGTAACGCTCCTTGAAGAAATGTTGTTGGAGGCAGTCGTAAAGGGCAGAGCATTATCGGCATTTTGGGCATTGATGGTCAAAGCTCCAAAAGCGATACTCAGCTCTTGAATCATAAAACTTAAAGTAGCATTGGTGATCCTTGCTCCGCGAGGAATGGCGAGATTGGTGAAACGAAGCCCGATATAACCGCTTTCTCCTAAATCGAGATCTGAATCGTAAAGGTCCATCGTGCTGCCATTTTGTTCAGCATCATCTTCTGCTGTTTTTATTCTGGTCGAAACAGTCTTGGAATATGTATAAACTTTAAACGGCGGCATGTCAGAACAGATATTATCATTGTTGACCGCCTCAATACTGACAGTATGAGTCCCGACTTGGGCAGGAGACCATGAATAGGTAAAGGGAGGCGAATAGTCGGTATGTAATAACTGCCCGTTTCCGTAAAAAGCAACGTGTTGGATGCCATTTCCGTTGGGGTCGGTGGCATTGACATTAAAAAAAATGGTGCCGGAATTGGTATAGCAAACCTCTGGTTGAGGGCTGATGATTTGAAGCTGAGGGCGTTGGTTTTCATATTTATCTACCACTAACACCTGTTCTCCATCGGGCATGGTCCAAAGCTGAAGATTAGCAGGAGGGGTGAAAGGCTGCGCATCGCTCACACTGCCCACAGTTGTAGCATTGTCCACCATTACAGTTCTCACCTCGATACGGTTTGGATAGACATGCAGCCACTTAAATTCATTAAAACTACCGTGTGCCCGTGTCCAGTTGCGTATATAATTGTTGCTTCGCAAGGGAGCGCCCCAACAACCTTCCCCAATATATACAGTTCCACGACAATCGTCTCTGATAAACCCCTCTTCATGCCCGTCTGTATAGGTGGGGCGAATTGGGTAGGTGTTTTTCACAACATGCGCATCACACTCAACCACTAACTGAACACCATGTTGGTAAAAAGGAACCGACCATGCTTCATATTGCGCTTCAATATTTGATTTGGAAGTGGTATGCGGGCGTGTACTGCGGTGATACTGCGCTATTTTCCATTGTAAATCAGGATGAGTTTCAAGGTCATTGACCAACCACAATCCCTGAGTGCCGCTCACGACAATTTCGGTATTGAGAGTATATAACCTCAATAGGTTTCCGCCAAATGTCAGGGCAAAATACATATCAGAGCTCGGAGTGTCGAACATTGAGTGAAGGATGCCATTGTCTAACTCGTGATTGCCCCTTGCTACCACAACCGGATACATCCTTCCGTCAGGGCTGATGGTCAGTTGCCAGTCATCCATCCATCCCTGCCATTCTCCCGAAGTGCCTAATTCCACCATATCCCCGCCAAAAGCAACGAAATGGGGGCGAATTTTGCTGACTAACAGATTGGCATTTTGACGAGGCACCTGATTGTTCCGGCTGTCTCCGCCGGCAATGACAGAGAGTGGCATGGTAGGGTCAGCCGGCAGAGTACGAAACCAATAACGGTTACTAACGCCATCGCTGTCTTTAATGACAAAATAATAGTTGGTATTTGGCAGCAAATTGGCGAGCCGGGCAAAGCGGTGATTCATGCCCAAATAACTGTCAACGCTTCTGTCGGGAGCATGTTGATTGGGATATAACGACCAGTTGGTGCCTAAGTCTGAAGTTCCGTAACAAACCACCGGACTGTTTCCGGAAGGTTGACACCAGCCTACCGTCATCGTGGTTGCTGTATTGTCTGTACTCCAGACCAAACGATATTTGTCGGTAGCTGCATTGGCAATGATGCTGCAAATTAATAACTGGCAAACGACAAAAGATTTCAGGACTTTCATACAGAGTCAAAATTGATTTGAATGAACAAATATACTATTCCCTGCTGAAAATCAATACAAAGTGCAACAGATTAGTTCTCTTCCTGTATCACCTCATCTTTGGTGAAGTCTATCCCTGCCATTCGTTTCAGGTCTGCCCCTCTCAGAGGGTTGGCATACATATCTGCATGGGTTCGGCGGCTTTGCACAATATCGAGTGCTAAAAACATGGCTTTTCGGAACGAATCTTCCGAAGCAATGTTTTTACCGGCAATATCATAAGCAGTTCCGTGATCGGGAGAGGTTCGGACTATGGGAAGCCCTGCCGTAAAATTGACTCCATGACCAAAGCTCAGCGTTTTAAAGGGAATCAATCCTTGATCGTGATACATGGCGAGAATGGCATCAAACTGACGGTAAATTTGTGAGCCAAAGAAGCCGTCTGCGGCAAACGGGCCAAAAACAAGCATGTTGTTTTGTTTGGCGTTATTGATAACCGGCATAATGTCTTTTTCTTCTTCGTTGCCAATTAGTCCGCCATCGCCCGCATGGGGATTTAGTCCCAAAATTGCAATTTTAGGCCGTTGTATTCCAAAATCCTCTATCAACGAAGTATGCATAATTTGCAACTTTTTCCAGATAAGTCCGGGGCTAATGTTTCGGGCAATATCCTTTACGGGCAAATGATTGGTAACTAAACCTACTTTTATTTCTTCACTCACCAAAAACATCAGGCTTTCCTGAACATCAAATTTTTGGGTGATAAATTCGGTATGCCCAATAAACTTATTGTTGGCAGTACTCAATATATGCTTATTGACAGGCGCTGTAACAATGGCTTCCAAATGCCCGGCCTGTAAATCTTTTACCGCCATTTCGAGTGCTTTAAAGGCATAGATACCTACATCAGGATTGGGGCGGCCAATAGTAATCGGAATTTCCTCGAACCAACAATTGATGACATTGCAGACATGAGGCTTGATACGGTCTGCTGCACCGGCTATATTATAGGTAAAATCATCAATTTTCAAAACTTTTCGGTGATAGGATAGCACTCTGGAAGAGCCGTAGATGATTGGTGTACAATAATCAAGAATACGGTTATCGCTCAGCGTTTTTAGTATCACCTCAACGCCAATGCCATTGATATCTCCGATGGTTATGCCGATTTTAATTTTGTCACTTTTTTCTTCGCCGGCATCGTCATTAGTTGATTTGTCATCTTCTTGTTTGCCGGCATGAATGGCCTGTTCCAGCGTGGCGGAAGTAATATTATAATCGGGTAAAAAACTGTTTTCGTTTTCCTTATCGGCAGGTTGTTCTTTTTCCCGTCCGTCTTTATTCCGGTTTTCTTGTTTAGGATTATCGGATTTATCTTTGGTCTTGATTATTTTTGGAACCTGCTTATGTTGTTTTTTATTTTCTTCGTCTTGCATGATTAGGATGTAAGTTTGTGATTGGGAGAGGCTTATTTGGGGTTATTTGTCGAAGATTGCCTCCGCAGTTACTTGTTAAAATTGAATAAGATAGGGTAACAATGTCCTGAGAATTTGTTTCCGTTTTTGTTTATGACAGATTACAGCGTTTTTTGAGGAATTGATAAAACAATCGCACACCTTTACCCGAACCGTTCTTCATGCGGTAGTTTCTGCCTTGCATATACCATGCATCAGGCATATCAATATGCATCCAGGGATAGTCGGTAAAATGTTCGAGAAATTTGGCTGCGGTGATAGCCCCACCTTCCGAGCCGCCGATGTTTTTTAAATCGGCAATATCCGATTTCATGAGGTCTAAATATTCTCGCCAAAGGGGCATTTCCACCAATCGTTCATAAACCTCTAAGCCACTATTTTTTAAAGCTTTGGTATCTTTTCTGGATGCATTACTCATTAAAAGGGAGGCCTGTGAGCCAACAGCAATAGCGGCAGCACCTGTCAAAGTTGCGACATCTATCACCAATTCCGGTTTATATTTTTTGGCATAACTCAACGCATCTCCTAAAATCATTCGTCCTTCGGCATCAGTGTTTAGCACCTCAACAGTAGTGCCGTCATACATCGTAACTACATCACCCGGAACATAAGCGTTTTCGCCGGGGCGGTTGTCGGTTGCAGGAACCAAACCAATCACATATAGCGGAAGCTTGTTGGCGGCAATGGCATACATCGTACAGCCTACAGCCACAGCGCCTGCCATGTCGCATTTCATATAATCCATTGAATTGGTTGTGGGTTTCAGACTAAGCCCTCCAGTATCAAATACCACTCCTTTGCCAACTAATATGACAGGTTGTTTGTTGACCGCACGTTTTGGCTTCCATTCCATAATAGTAAACGTAGGAGGTTCCTGACTGCCGCGGTTTACCGCAAGCAAACCGCCCATTTTCAAACTTTCAATTTTCTTTTTATCAAAAATGGTGGTTTTAAATCCCGATTTCTTACCCATTTCTTTAAAACTTTCGGCAAGTTGTTCTGCCGTTTGGTAAACAGGGGGTTCGTTTATCAGATCGCGTGCAGAGCAAACTGCATCCAACAAGTTTTGCAGCTCTTCTACTTCCTGTTTGGTAGCGCTGTCTTCGGGCAAATAAATCCTTTTGAGTGAATTTTTAATCTTCTCCGCATCTTTCCGGTATTTCAAAAATTGATAGTTGGCTAATACCATCCCTTCTGCAAAATGCCATGCTGCGTTTGGTATGCTGCTTTCGTTGCTGATAACTGCTTCCGTAGTTTTGTATTTGTTCAACAACTGAGTGGCATCGGCAGCAGCAATCCGGCAGTTTTCATGTGCAATATGAACATCGTTTTCTTTTTTAAAATAACTGATGATGCGCAATTTGTGATAATCATTCACAACTATCGGAAAGGCTTCGGCGGCTACTTGTTTTTTGATAAATCCCAACTGCTCTTCGTTAAATCCTAACTGCTCCCAAAGCGTATGATCATCGGCTATATATACTACCGAAACATTGTCTTGTATCTTTGCAACTGATTTTAACTCCATAACATCGCTACTTTTCTTTTTTTGATTAAGCATAAAAAACAATAAAATCTTAAAAGGATAGGTAAACCTATCACTGAAGGCACAAAATTAAGCAAAAAAATATATCTCTCTTACTATTTAACCCTAATTAGGCAATTTACCCCCTTACTTCAAAAAGGTTAATATTTATATTTTATCTGATAAAAGTGATAAATCAAAAATCAGGATTTCATTTGAACCGACATTCAAAAAGCTGCTACCGGACATTGGTTTACTTTTACGGACGATAAGCCAATATTCAATTCCCGACTATTAATACCCTGCTATTCAAAAAAATAACAAAACCGACATTAGATGAGAAAGCTAAAACAATTTGGGCAACATTTTTTAAAACATCCTCAAATTGCCGAACGCATAGCAGATAGCCTTCAACTGGAAGGAACGGGATCGGATATAGTGGTAGAAATCGGCCCCGGACAAGGCATCCTCACCCGGTTCCTTTACAATCGCTCCGGTGTTAAGTTGTTTGTAGTCGAAATTGACAATCGTTTACCCGAAATATTGATTCAAAAATACCCTTTATTGGAGGGGCATATCATAGAACAGGATGTGTTAAAAGTACATTTTGAGGACTATATCGGACAGGAGCCTTTTTGGATGATTGGAAACTTTCCATACAATATTTCTTCTCAGATTTTGTTCAAAGCCCTCGACTACCGTCACCGGTTGAAACAGGTGGTCGGCATGTTTCAAAAGGAAGTAGCTCAACGCATCGTGGCAAAAGAAGGCAACAAGCACTACGGTATTCTCAGCGTACTGTTGCAGGCATATTTTAAAACCGAGTATTTGTTTGAGGTAAGTCCGGGCAGTTTTGACCCTCCTCCCAAAGTTCAGTCTGCTGTTGTCCGTTTGACTCCGACCGAAGAATATTCCCATCTTATCAACAACCACAAGCAGTTTAAACAAACGGTTAAGCAGGCCTTCAACCAAAGGCGCAAAATGCTGCGCAATGCGTTACTTCCTTTTCAATTTCATTTTGACCGGCTCCCGCCCGAGCTTCCTCAAAAACGGGCAGAGCAAATCAGCCTTAACGGGTTTATTGATTTGGCTAATGCCATGATTAACCCTGAATAAGTATTGAATCCAATGCTTGGTTTTATTGAACTAAAAACATCGGGGAAAACCAAATCATCAACCATTATAAGCATATAAGTTAACTGCAAAAAGCCAGATAATTCGCAGTCGTTATTCCAATGCTGAATTTCAACCCCCCTTTTTCGTCAAAACATAAAAATTGAGGTAAGCCAAATTTATTGTCGGGTAGTTGATGCTTTGATGTGGTTCTTCTTAAGCACAAAACTAAATTGCCTTTATTTACACATTCTTTAAGTCTGTCCGCCAATCTTAAAAAATGTGTTGCATGATCAGGCATTTCTATATTTTTTGTATCTTTTTCAGCTTCGGCAGCCCGACAGTTTTTGCACAAATATTTTTTGCTCCGGGTCAAACGATTTCTGTTGCCGAAGCCTTAAACCCCATGAAAGTTTTTGCCGCCGATTTGGACGGAGATGGGTTTACGGATGTGCTCGTTGCCTCTTCGGCAGACAATGAAATTTCATGGTATCGCAATGATGGGTTTGGAAATTTTGGTGAACAACAGGTGATTTCGACCCTTACGATAGGAACTAATGCGGTATATGCCGCCGATTTGGATGGAGACGGGGATGCAGATGTGCTGTCCGCATCCTATACCGACAACACCATCGCCTGGTTTGAAAACGACGGAACCGGAAATTTTGGAACGATACAAACCATTTCTGTCAATGCCAATGGAGCGCGGGCAGTGATTGCCGAAGATTTGGACGGAGATGGCGATAAAGATGTGTTGTCGGCTTCACATAATGACAATAAAGTTGCGTGGTATGAAAACGATGGAGCAGGCAACTTCGGCCCGCAGCAGGTAATTACCAACAGTGCATTCGGGACCCATGCCATATATTCGTTGGATTTGGACAATGACGGAGATGCAGATGTGTTGTCGGCATCGTTTTACGACAATAAAATTGCCTGGTATGAAAATGATGGTTCCGGAAATTTCGGCGGTCAGTTAATTCTTTCAACTGACATTAACGGAGCATGGTCAGTTTATGCGGCAGATTTGGACGGAGATGGAGACCCTGAGGTTTTGGGTGCATCCGGAGGGGGTAATTTAATAGCATGGTTCGAAAACTTCGGAAATGGAATCTTCGGACCTCTGCAAATCTTCACTACCGAAGCTGAACTCGGACGCGCAGTTTTTGCCGCCGACCTGGATAACGACGGAGATATGGATGTGCTCACCGCATCGCATATTGAAAACAAAATTGCCTGGTATGAAAACGAAGGAGCGGCCAACTTCGGACCTCAGCAAATTATTGGCAACCAAGCTATCGGACCTAACAGCATCTTTGTCGCCGACCTCGATGCTGATGGCGATTTGGATGTTTTATCCACCTCCACTTTTGATAACAAAATCGTTTGGTACGAAAACATTCCATTTACCGAAACTAATCCTGTTCCGCCTGTTGCCGCCTTCACCACCCTACCCCCTGCTAATCATCCCGATACATTGTATCTCTGTTCCGGTCAAAACATTCAATTCTTCAACCAATCTCAAAATACCAGTACTTTTTTATGGGATTTTGGCAATGGTCATTTTTCAAACACTGCCAACCCCGTTTACACATATCCTCAACCCGGTATTTACTCTGTATTTTTAACAGCAATTCATCCTGTTGCTTCTCTGAACGATACTGCAAACCTTGTGATTGTGGTTGAAAACTCTCCGATACCCGGCATCTCGTGCCCTTCAACGGTATGTTTTGGAACAAATACGGAATATACGACCGAGGCCGGTTGCGCTGCGTACCTTTGGGAAATTTCCGGCGGAACAATTACCGGCGGACAAGGAACACCAACAATCTCAGTTATCTGGAACAACCCTCCTTTGGGTACTATTTCATTGACGACCGACTGCGGAGACAGCTTTTGCCAACTTCCTTCTGTGGCTTCAGTTCCAATAATAGACACGGAAGCTGCAATTTCCGGTCAACCTTTGTTTTGCATCTATGAAACTTTGGCCTATTCTGCCCCTGTTTTTGGCGGCACTAATTACCAATGGAGCATCACCCCACCCACTGCCGGAATAATATTGAGTGGACAAGGTAGTGCTTCGGTGGTGATACAATGGAATACGGATGCGGCAATATTGCAGGTATCCTATCAACATTATCTGCTCGACTGCAACGGAGAGGCCGCTTTATCTGTCAGTCCAAAGCCTGCGTTTGAAGTTGTTCCGGTAAATACTGCTTGTATGGAGGGACAAACTATTTTTAGTGTCAATGTTCCGTTTCAAATGAACTGGGCTGTAACAGGAGGAAGTATCATTTCGGGGCAAAATACCGAATCTATCCTTGTGAGCTGGAATGTCCCCGGAACTGCAATGATTACGGCTGTTCCGTTGGAGGCAGACATTTTTTGCAATGAAGTTGCCTATACCTTTACCGAAGTAATGCCGGCTTTACCCATCCCCACCATTTTTGGCAATGACGTAGTTTGCCCACTTGAGACATACCTCTATTCAGTGCCATCTGCTCAGAACAATACCCAGTATTTTTGGAACATTACCGGCGGCAGCATCGTCGAGGGGCAAACAAGTCCCGTAGTTACCGTTCAATGGGATAATTCGGGAGTATATGAACTATCGGTTTATGCTCAAAGTACAACATCTCCATTTTGCGTTTCCGGATCTGCTGAGTTTAACCCGCAACCATTATCAAGCGCGCCGTTTTCTATCAACGGAAACGCTGTCGTTTGTCCAGAAAGCGCATACACCTATAACATCACCACGCCTACAACCAATGCCGATTATGTTTGGAGCATTGTGCCCAACGAAGCCGGACAAATTGTTCAGGGGCAGGGGTCTTCCGAAACTCAGGTGCTATGGCAAACTCCGGCATCTGCCGCAGTAATTCATGCTTTTTTTTGTGGCGAAACTGCCTCGTTTCCGGTAACAATAGATATTATCCCGCAGCCTTTTATCTCACAAGCAGATACGCTTTGTTTGGGAAGTGCTGCCCAGTTGATGGTGGCAGATGCCAATGCCGGAGTTGACTACCTGTCATGGTTTTGGCAAAATGAAAACAATGAACCTTTGAGCGAGTTGCCCATTTTAGAAGTATTTAGCGAAGGAGTGTACCAT
This is a stretch of genomic DNA from Sphingobacteriales bacterium. It encodes these proteins:
- a CDS encoding T9SS type A sorting domain-containing protein gives rise to the protein MKVLKSFVVCQLLICSIIANAATDKYRLVWSTDNTATTMTVGWCQPSGNSPVVCYGTSDLGTNWSLYPNQHAPDRSVDSYLGMNHRFARLANLLPNTNYYFVIKDSDGVSNRYWFRTLPADPTMPLSVIAGGDSRNNQVPRQNANLLVSKIRPHFVAFGGDMVELGTSGEWQGWMDDWQLTISPDGRMYPVVVARGNHELDNGILHSMFDTPSSDMYFALTFGGNLLRLYTLNTEIVVSGTQGLWLVNDLETHPDLQWKIAQYHRSTRPHTTSKSNIEAQYEAWSVPFYQHGVQLVVECDAHVVKNTYPIRPTYTDGHEEGFIRDDCRGTVYIGEGCWGAPLRSNNYIRNWTRAHGSFNEFKWLHVYPNRIEVRTVMVDNATTVGSVSDAQPFTPPANLQLWTMPDGEQVLVVDKYENQRPQLQIISPQPEVCYTNSGTIFFNVNATDPNGNGIQHVAFYGNGQLLHTDYSPPFTYSWSPAQVGTHTVSIEAVNNDNICSDMPPFKVYTYSKTVSTRIKTAEDDAEQNGSTMDLYDSDLDLGESGYIGLRFTNLAIPRGARITNATLSFMIQELSIAFGALTINAQNADNALPFTTASNNISSRSVTEHPVSWTPPTWLTVGSFQTTTNLNSMVQQIVNRPGWSENNALVFIVSGTTFGGRDAMSFDAGGTTLLNIEFDFNNENYTPPNLGPDYTFCHDYVYTLQAGTGYASYLWNYNPAWNTPSLQATASGIYTVQVTYPQSQLAVAVDQVSLDFLPPLPLNLGNPMIEACFNNGYMMLDAGPYFIDYFWSTGSIEQSILVTQPGTYSVEVVDANGCTASDVITVEPIIHTTLQPLITSGSFFNLYQIHTTGGTAPYTYQWNNSGYVSSQLLPNGNLQLLASANTAINVTITDAVGCSNQLTYLPPTTANQPVISLFSVTPTATETATTGSINITVTGGTPPYTYLWSNGATTQNISALAKGWYIVTVTDNAGQSVTGYYWVPNVQTRGSKTTEPDAYLTIFPNPVLETAIIEYATFLHQSTANLTLYNTYGQPVRNYRQLPATGRVPLETSDLPAGLYYLHLSDDFTSGIEQFKIVVLR
- the pdxA gene encoding 4-hydroxythreonine-4-phosphate dehydrogenase PdxA, translating into MQDEENKKQHKQVPKIIKTKDKSDNPKQENRNKDGREKEQPADKENENSFLPDYNITSATLEQAIHAGKQEDDKSTNDDAGEEKSDKIKIGITIGDINGIGVEVILKTLSDNRILDYCTPIIYGSSRVLSYHRKVLKIDDFTYNIAGAADRIKPHVCNVINCWFEEIPITIGRPNPDVGIYAFKALEMAVKDLQAGHLEAIVTAPVNKHILSTANNKFIGHTEFITQKFDVQESLMFLVSEEIKVGLVTNHLPVKDIARNISPGLIWKKLQIMHTSLIEDFGIQRPKIAILGLNPHAGDGGLIGNEEEKDIMPVINNAKQNNMLVFGPFAADGFFGSQIYRQFDAILAMYHDQGLIPFKTLSFGHGVNFTAGLPIVRTSPDHGTAYDIAGKNIASEDSFRKAMFLALDIVQSRRTHADMYANPLRGADLKRMAGIDFTKDEVIQEEN
- a CDS encoding leucyl aminopeptidase, producing MELKSVAKIQDNVSVVYIADDHTLWEQLGFNEEQLGFIKKQVAAEAFPIVVNDYHKLRIISYFKKENDVHIAHENCRIAAADATQLLNKYKTTEAVISNESSIPNAAWHFAEGMVLANYQFLKYRKDAEKIKNSLKRIYLPEDSATKQEVEELQNLLDAVCSARDLINEPPVYQTAEQLAESFKEMGKKSGFKTTIFDKKKIESLKMGGLLAVNRGSQEPPTFTIMEWKPKRAVNKQPVILVGKGVVFDTGGLSLKPTTNSMDYMKCDMAGAVAVGCTMYAIAANKLPLYVIGLVPATDNRPGENAYVPGDVVTMYDGTTVEVLNTDAEGRMILGDALSYAKKYKPELVIDVATLTGAAAIAVGSQASLLMSNASRKDTKALKNSGLEVYERLVEMPLWREYLDLMKSDIADLKNIGGSEGGAITAAKFLEHFTDYPWMHIDMPDAWYMQGRNYRMKNGSGKGVRLFYQFLKKRCNLS
- the rsmA gene encoding ribosomal RNA small subunit methyltransferase A, whose product is MRKLKQFGQHFLKHPQIAERIADSLQLEGTGSDIVVEIGPGQGILTRFLYNRSGVKLFVVEIDNRLPEILIQKYPLLEGHIIEQDVLKVHFEDYIGQEPFWMIGNFPYNISSQILFKALDYRHRLKQVVGMFQKEVAQRIVAKEGNKHYGILSVLLQAYFKTEYLFEVSPGSFDPPPKVQSAVVRLTPTEEYSHLINNHKQFKQTVKQAFNQRRKMLRNALLPFQFHFDRLPPELPQKRAEQISLNGFIDLANAMINPE
- a CDS encoding VCBS repeat-containing protein, whose protein sequence is MIRHFYIFCIFFSFGSPTVFAQIFFAPGQTISVAEALNPMKVFAADLDGDGFTDVLVASSADNEISWYRNDGFGNFGEQQVISTLTIGTNAVYAADLDGDGDADVLSASYTDNTIAWFENDGTGNFGTIQTISVNANGARAVIAEDLDGDGDKDVLSASHNDNKVAWYENDGAGNFGPQQVITNSAFGTHAIYSLDLDNDGDADVLSASFYDNKIAWYENDGSGNFGGQLILSTDINGAWSVYAADLDGDGDPEVLGASGGGNLIAWFENFGNGIFGPLQIFTTEAELGRAVFAADLDNDGDMDVLTASHIENKIAWYENEGAANFGPQQIIGNQAIGPNSIFVADLDADGDLDVLSTSTFDNKIVWYENIPFTETNPVPPVAAFTTLPPANHPDTLYLCSGQNIQFFNQSQNTSTFLWDFGNGHFSNTANPVYTYPQPGIYSVFLTAIHPVASLNDTANLVIVVENSPIPGISCPSTVCFGTNTEYTTEAGCAAYLWEISGGTITGGQGTPTISVIWNNPPLGTISLTTDCGDSFCQLPSVASVPIIDTEAAISGQPLFCIYETLAYSAPVFGGTNYQWSITPPTAGIILSGQGSASVVIQWNTDAAILQVSYQHYLLDCNGEAALSVSPKPAFEVVPVNTACMEGQTIFSVNVPFQMNWAVTGGSIISGQNTESILVSWNVPGTAMITAVPLEADIFCNEVAYTFTEVMPALPIPTIFGNDVVCPLETYLYSVPSAQNNTQYFWNITGGSIVEGQTSPVVTVQWDNSGVYELSVYAQSTTSPFCVSGSAEFNPQPLSSAPFSINGNAVVCPESAYTYNITTPTTNADYVWSIVPNEAGQIVQGQGSSETQVLWQTPASAAVIHAFFCGETASFPVTIDIIPQPFISQADTLCLGSAAQLMVADANAGVDYLSWFWQNENNEPLSELPILEVFSEGVYHVQVSNTAGCMAQTEIRVNGHTAPVAEILTPGATVCIENPLDIPMFAVDGTNYIFEWMVNDALIEGADTPFLTHVSDTTLQEFNYQVLVTDTTNTCEILSGQLNILQISCPSGPPGPTDPTDPPLPPPPFLCPPVEGYTVDFDLNIDGNNCNTVYLDQLSEGDFIYFTIYWGDGTIDTLAGTTASHTYSTYITNVYNITLVGYFIHPETGNTCLTSSFTTHNVPLVARFDFTAACLGQEWGFQDHSYYLPTTFISSWIWDFGDGTTPFSGSQTETHVYTQAGTYSPSLTVSNGNCAVSAQQTFTISDSPNAGFTVAGGTCAGSFTQFVPDNTNYYGYFWNFGETTTEVKSPVFSFPEAGIYTVELQVTDEQGCISPVVSQDVVIQNPPEPESIVASGTLFCSGNTAILNAPEGGIAYQWSSGQNTQQINIGNSGSYWVNVTLPNGCHYSTPPVEIQVIPSPELNLSPEISIIPICSGDTMTLQVTEQPTYTYQWMPGFSNTHQLEVTTSGVWEVTVTDTLTGCFTAGLAETQLQNQIASPVVVFQEATICEGETTLAFIASFTNPNHQYVWTNGMTGTEITLAAPGNYGAVAVDQFGCTSDTSDIVSLSVSQYPDFSEFPAGCYAICHGEIIGVPAGVAQSYQWYYNGNPIFGATGNEYMPQAVGDYWVEMINAGNCAENTGTLQLNFLTDCFPPLPVSLTEFNGKVLPESNLLEWTTASETNAAFFTLQSSSNGQDFFNLAQIPASGNSSTARHYQYTHHQPNTLTYYRLLQTDFDGIFQQVGSVISLLRLSASTNLKIKQIYPNPAQNSVQIIITSDSLQPVTFCIYDLTGRVVLCLDPFSFTGDTTLHFDLNQQPAGVYLLSLNNGESMTLSKLIKEK